Proteins encoded together in one Impatiens glandulifera chromosome 1, dImpGla2.1, whole genome shotgun sequence window:
- the LOC124923506 gene encoding protein FAR-RED IMPAIRED RESPONSE 1-like yields the protein MLDSTTKRKLELNDQAGITLSESFQSFVVEAGGYDNLPFDERSCRNYISEARRLRLEDGDAEALSNYFCRMQSRNSNFFNVLDLDGESRIKNVFWADARSRATYDYFSDVITFDTTYLTNSYDMPFAPFVGVNHHGQSILLGCGLLSSENTESFIWLFKSWLTCMLGRAPKVIITDQCRAMAIAIEEVFPNSQHRLCLWHIMKKIPAKLGSHSQYKMIKKQLNTIVYNSLIVDECDENWQKMTKEFNLDNNIWLISLHEERNKWMLVYVKDKFWAGMSTSQRSESMNAFFDDYVHSKTSLKQFVEQYDNVLKSKIENEKNWISFLSIQSCP from the coding sequence ATGCTCGATTCAACTACAAAGAGAAAATTGGAGTTAAATGATCAAGCTGGAATAACTTTAAGTGAAAGTTTTCAATCCTTTGTAGTTGAGGCTGGAGGTTATGATAATCTACCATTTGATGAAAGAAGTtgtagaaattatatttcagaAGCTAGAAGATTGAGGTTAGAGGATGGAGATGCTGAAGCATTGAGTAATTATTTTTGTCGAATGCAAAGtaggaactcaaacttcttcaATGTGCTTGATTTAGATGGTGAATCTcgaattaaaaatgttttttggGCGGATGCTAGATCAAGAGCTACATATGATTATTTTTCTGATGTCATTACATTTGATACAACCTATTTGACCAATAGTTATGACATGCCATTTGCTCCATTTGTTGGGGtgaatcatcatggtcaatctaTTTTACTTGGATGTGGATTATTATCTAGTGAAAATACAGAATCATTCATATGGTTATTCAAATCTTGGTTGACGTGTATGCTTGGACGTGCTCCAAAAGTTATAATTACGGACCAATGTCGCGCAATGGCAATTGCAATTGAAGAGGTATTTCCGAATTCTCAACATCGTTTATGTCTTTggcatataatgaaaaaaattccaGCTAAATTAGGTAGTCATTCTCAgtataaaatgataaagaaaCAATTGAATACCATTGTGTATAACTCCCTTATAGTTGATGAATGTGATGAGAATTGGCAGAAAATGACTAAGGAGTTTAACTTGGACAATAATATTTGGTTGATATCTCTGCATGAAGAACGTAATAAATGGATGCTTGTATATGTCAAAGATAAATTTTGGGCAGGTATGTCCACATCTCAGAGAAGTGAAAGTATGAATGCATTTTTTGATGACTATGTGCATTCTAAAACATCATTAAAGCAATTTGTTGAGCAATATGATAATGTTTTGAAGAGTaagattgaaaatgaaaaaaattggatttcatttctttcaattCAATCATGCCCGTAA
- the LOC124921546 gene encoding uncharacterized protein LOC124921546: protein MFPAAVDFQKPFTSTKEAASCKQTSATSQNPNPSNHFHFSTVEAASSQIHPVAAAKWSFDNRSGDCFDPGLSSASSAPRINPKKPGISLASNRSRLRSLKSGRGLGFHLPKSDSSFFVSNDSKENGSSTNDVKFGNVSDVAFVFGASKENWSSHRNSNCKEYSGSAGQSTQINSKSMSNLNFKNQVDGSVREMGMNGESDSRNVGFVFGANKFSESRNVNMEHNKSNGGGLQMNANESFQKSKSVFGTGRSTLDERVYFNDGDSGVKSKNSNSSLDSEFGMRLQNDKIKVDAGEKLELRTSYANEKKLHKQEINTSENWGYVFGDGKSSRSQGSKQSQCSGSEVKSESCELDAGPNLHLHQCGFGINIKNGVQSSKFGSAFTDESSAVPKSTLGHNSHINNINKPNHSSGNCTGSSQAYAVNLDPHIGNGHGFVFGSSSLYNLSHDMKKLSVDDVQKAGSCPSSSSTSEPFVSVSTKPFIFQASYSKGSDGSQFQMQNDSKLEQTTRSSISKEGHNPGSSCSRGVKNNDQSNFTSLLSGLTSSIDFGKPNPNGSSTFNLNYCPGLDKTRGNAKFRSDKGRGYKKNRKGFMQADPVHNNVSNQGSQSPNSYPCGSPMDYSPYRSDNCASFSENTMNPMHAKSEEKVVNDNITSDDSNAKIKEGECQEQFYFLGKSFMFSAPCTELGGPARKIRTRRKNGLRGYSGKQHSTPIHTINMTSSSVQFSPSTFTSTVSKHSKDADLATAVDANIKKNEQECHKTYEEVPRHHSSILSETTSVQDPFIGSETESIKSDPFITKTDVNPDITNEKDKHRRQHSFTSSVQDFDKQKNAFSVFTDDNFGSQNPRVLKKYRAKVGNSAKYKGIGQPSVSSMDDTGEKCILFPPAVAQDNPASMKPQAQKKDGAKDSRGGSSTRIEESVHVRKGPDAEIQAACEKWRIRGNQAYGAGHMSRAEEFYTNGINSVPPSKARGYCCELLVLCYSNRAATRMSLNRLREALEDCKIATEFDPHFLKAQIRAANCHLALGEVKDAMKLFESCLESGKNVCLDRRLIIDAANGLQKAQKVLEWTDSSAELLRPRYPNSAVSAFEMISQALSVSAHSEKLLKMKGEALFMLRRYEEVVQLCESTIDFAGRNFTAIHSKDDSENMDDVIIWRWILISKCHFHMGKLELALDVLEQNGLLRCSKDSGISESVNPLVATLHELLHRKNAGNEAFQSGRLGEAVELYSAAISSSMESRPFAAICFCNRAAAYQALNQIIDAIADCSLAMALDGNYLKAVSRRATLHEMIRDYGQATNDLRKVVSFLELQLKDKTNQSSASGETINRRKELRQAHRRLVSLELKAKKGISLDHYLILGVKESDTSSEIKKAYHKAALKHHPDKAGQFLARTERGDDAKLWKEITNEVQTDADRLFKVVGEAYAVLSDSQKRTEYDHSEQLRKSKHESNDLGSSRNDFCSSPQYRKSPDWQRWQEATYRKPHTRW from the exons ATGTTTCCCGCAGCCGTAGATTTCCAGAAGCCATTCACTTCGACTAAAGAAGCAGCATCATGCAAGCAGACATCGGCTACTTCacaaaaccctaaccctagtAATCATTTTCATTTCAGTACAGTGGAGGCGGCGTCATCGCAGATTCATCCAGTGGCTGCTGCAAAATGGAGTTTTGACAACAGAAGTGGAGACTGCTTTGATCCTGGATTATCTTCAGCATCATCAGCTCCCAGAATAAATCCCAAGAAGCCTGGCATTTCCTTGGCTTCCAATCGTTCCAGGCTGAGATCGTTGAAGTCCGGCAGAGGACTAGGTTTTCATCTACCAAAGTCTGATTCATCGTTTTTTGTATCCAATGATTCCAAGGAGAATGGTTCATCGACTAACGATGTCAAGTTTGGCAATGTTAGTGATGTGGCTTTTGTGTTTGGTGCTAGTAAGGAAAACTGGAGCTCTCATCGCAATTCCAACTGTAAAGAATACAGTGGAAGTGCAGGACAATCTACTCAGATTAACAGTAAGTCAATGTCTAACCTGAACTTCAAAAATCAAGTTGATGGAAGTGTGAGAGAAATGGGAATGAATGGGGAATCAGATTCCCGAAATGTAGGTTTTGTTTTTGGTGCTAATAAATTCAGTGAATCTCGAAACGTGAATATGGAGCATAACAAATCTAATGGAGGTGGATTGCAAATGAATGCAAATGAATCTTTCCAGAAATCTAAATCTGTCTTTGGTACTGGTAGAAGTACTTTGGACGAGAGAGTATATTTTAATGATGGAGATTCAGGAGTTAAATCTAAAAACAGTAACTCCTCATTGGATTCTGAATTTGGGATGAGACTACAAAATGACAAGATTAAAGTGGATGCAGGTGAAAAGTTGGAACTGAGAACATCATATGCAAATGAGAAAAAACTGCACAAGCAGGAGATCAATACATCTGAAAACTGGGGATATGTTTTTGGTGACGGCAAGAGTTCCAGGTCACAGGGTTCTAAACAAAGTCAATGCAGCGGAAGTGAAGTGAAATCTGAATCTTGTGAATTGGATGCaggaccaaatttgcatttgcaCCAATGTGGATTTGGTATCAACATTAAGAATGGGGTTCAGAGCTCGAAATTTGGTTCTGCTTTTACTGATGAGAGCAGCGCTGTGCCAAAATCTACATTGGGTCATAACAGTCATATCAATAACATAAACAAGCCAAACCATAGCTCTGGAAATTGCACTGGGTCTTCTCAGGCTTATGCTGTTAACTTAGATCCTCACATAGGTAATGGACATGGTTTTGTGTTTGGATCAAGCTCACTGTACAATCTCTCCCATGATATGAAGAAACTCAGCGTAGATGATGTACAAAAGGCTGGTTCATGTCCAAGCTCAAGTAGCACGAGTGAACCATTTGTTAGTGTCTCCACCAAGCCATTTATTTTTCAAGCTAGTTACAGTAAAGGTTCTGATGGATCTCAGTTTCAAATGCAAAATGATTCAAAGTTGGAGCAAACTACTAGGAGCTCCATATCAAAGGAAGGGCATAATCCTGGATCTTCTTGCTCAAGAGGAGTTAAGAACAATGATCAGTCCAACTTCACAAGTCTGTTGTCTGGACTGACATCATCCATTGACTTTGGGAAACCAAATCCAAATGGATCTTCCACTTTCAATCTGAACTATTGTCCAGGTCTAGATAAAACCAGGGGAAATGCAAAATTTAGATCGGACAAGGGCCGAGGATATAAGAAGAATAGAAAGGGTTTTATGCAGGCTGATCCAGTTCACAATAATGTGTCAAACCAAGGTTCACAATCACCAAATTCTTATCCCTGTGGTTCACCTATGGATTATTCTCCATATCGTTCTGACAATTGTGCCTCTTTCTCTGAGAATACTATGAATCCTATGCATGCAAAGTCTGAAGAGAAGGTTGTCAATGACAACATCACTTCTGATGATTCAAATGCAAAGATAAAAGAAGGTGAATGTCAAGAGCAGTTCTATTTTCTGGGTAAAAGTTTTATGTTCTCTGCACCATGTACAGAACTTGGTGGTCCTGCAAGAAAGATTCGTACACGGAGGAAAAATGGTTTGAGAGGTTACAGTGGTAAGCAACATTCTACTCCAATTCACACAATCAACATGACTTCTTCCTCAGTACAGTTCTCGCCTTCAACATTTACGTCAACTGTTTCTAAGCATTCAAAAGATGCAGATTTAGCGACTGCAGTTGATgctaatattaagaaaaatgaacAGGAGTGCCATAAGACCTATGAGGAAGTTCCCAGGCACCATTCCTCTATTTTATCAGAAACTACTTCTGTTCAGGATCCTTTTATTGGTTCTGAAACCGAAAGCATTAAGAGTGATCCTTTTATCACCAAAACTGATGTGAATCCTGACATTACAAATGAAAAAGATAAGCATAGACGACAACACTCTTTTACTTCAAGTGTGCAAGATTTTGACAAACAGAAAAATGCATTTTCTGTATTCACTGATGATAACTTTGGCTCACAAAATCCACGAGTTCTGAAGAAATATAGGGCCAAAGTTGGGAATAGTGCAAAATATAAGGGGATAGGACAACCTTCTGTTTCCAGCATGGATGACACTggtgaaaaatgtattttgtTCCCTCCAGCTGTTGCCCAAGACAACCCTGCCTCAATGAAGCCACAAGCCCAGAAGAAAGATGGTGCTAAAGATAGTCGTGGTGGCAGTAGTACGAGAATAGAAGAGAGTGTGCATGTCAGAAAGGGACCTGATGCAGAAATTCAAGCAGCATGTGAAAAATGGCGTATCAG GGGAAATCAAGCATATGGAGCAGGTCATATGTCTAGAGCAGAGGAGTTCTACACCAATGGTATTAATTCTGTTCCTCCATCCAAGGCAAGAGGATATTGCTGTGAACTTCTTGTTCTGTGTTACAGCAACCGTGCTGCGACACGAATGTCTCTTAATAGACTGAGAGAGGCTTTAGAGGACTGCAAAATTGCAACTGAATTCGATCCTCACTTTCTCAAAGCTCAAATTCGTGCTGCAAA TTGCCATCTTGCTCTGGGGGAAGTTAAGGATGCCATGAAATTATTCGAAAGCTGTTTGGAATCTGGAAAGAATGTCTGTTTGGATAGGCGATTAATCATAGATGCTGCTAATGGTCTTCAGAAGGCTCAG AAAGTGCTAGAATGGACAGATTCATCTGCTGAACTTTTGCGACCTAGGTACCCAAATTCTGCTGTCAGTGCTTTTGAAATGATTTCTCAGGCATTATCAGTGTCTGCTCACTCTGAGAAGCTACTAAAAATGAAGGGAGAAGCTCTTTTCATG CTGCGGAGGTATGAAGAAGTAGTTCAACTTTGTGAAAGCACAATTGATTTTGCTGGGAGGAACTTTACTGCTATACATTCCAAGGATGACTCTGAAAATATGGATGATGTGATCATATGGAGGTGGATCCTAATCTCCAAGTGTCATTTTCACATGGGAAAGCTTGAATTGGCTCTTGATGTGCTTGAGCAGAATGGCTTATTGAGATGTAGTAAAGATAG TGGCATTTCCGAGTCAGTGAATCCATTGGTAGCCACTTTACACGAACTTCTTCATCGCAAG AATGCAGGGAATGAAGCATTTCAGTCTGGAAGACTTGGAGAAGCAGTAGAGCTTTATTCTGCTGCTATATCAAGCAGTATGGAATCACGTCCATTTGCAGCAATCTGTTTCTGTAATCGTGCTGCTGCTTATCAAGCCCTTAATCAAATAATTGATGCAATTGCTGATTGCAGCCTGGCTATGGCTCTTGATGGGAATTATTTAAAG GCAGTTTCAAGAAGAGCTACTTTGCATGAGATGATCAGGGACTATGGGCAAGCAACCAATGATTTGAGGAAAGTCGTTTCCTTTCTGGAATTGCAATTGAAAGATAAGACTAATCAATCTAGTGCCTCTGGCGAAACAATCAATCGTAGGAAAGAATTGCGTCAAGCACATCGCCGACTTGTCTCGCTGGAATTAAAGGCTAAAAAAGGAATATCTCTGGACCATTACCTAATCTT GGGGGTTAAAGAATCTGATACATCATCTGAAATCAAGAAGGCATACCACAAAGCTGCACTTAAACATCACCCAGACAAG GCTGGTCAATTCCTTGCAAGAACAGAAAGGGGGGATGATGCTAAACTTTGGAAGGAAATTACAAATGAAGTCCAAACTGATGCGGATAGACTTTTTAAAGTGGTTGGAGAAGCATATGCAGTACTCTCTGATTCTCAAAAG CGTACTGAATATGATCATTCGGAGCAACTGAGAAAGTCTAAACACGAGAGCAATGATTTAGGATCTTCTAGAAACGATTTTTGCAGTTCCCCTCAGTATAGGAAAAGTCCGGACTGGCAACGATGGCAGGAGGCTACATACAGAAAACCACATACTAGGTGGTGA
- the LOC124921137 gene encoding uncharacterized protein LOC124921137, with translation MELDDWESDNSDSVVDVNEEDEGEECYLASFSKPKVQFRKHLSKARWINEMGMSEILEIKGQLWRTIGVVRDSKIYCSIEETLYLAEEGALHLLTDDDDGDKVVQLRDLHNKLASGKHGCCFESYEVYKHLRSLGYIVGRHGVLWSTKSQLLGSSSMKIDELFEKLQINNDGIRPVFDVYSPNSKFRKTSPGNPCFILCLTSDKPPSRREIGDIEKQCDGIPVKFCHVEHGRISFFSYEKVDIPSLP, from the exons ATGGAGCTTGATGATTGGGAAAGCGATAATTCGGATAGTGTAGTTGATgttaatgaagaagatgaaggagaAGAATGTTACCTTGCATCATTTAGTAAACCCAAGGTTCAATTCAG GAAACATTTATCCAAGGCTCGTTGGATCAATGAGATGGGAATGTCAGAGATTCTGGAGATTAAAGGTCAACTATGGAGAACTATTGGAGTAGTTCGAGATAGCAAGATATATTGCTCAATTGAAGAAACTCT GTATTTGGCTGAAGAAGGGGCATTACATTTGTTaactgatgatgatgatggtgataAAGTTGTCCAATTAAGAGATTTACACAATAAACTTGCATCAGGAAAACATGGTTGCTGTTTTGAGTCGTACGAGGTTTACAAGCATTTGAGATCTCTCGGTTATATAGTTGGGCGACATGGAGTTCTTTGGAGCACTAAAAGCCAGTTATTGGGTTCTTCTTCCATGAAGAtagatgaattatttgaaaaattgcAGATTAATAATGATGGAATAAGACCTGTTTTTGATGTTTACTCTCCTAATAGCAAGTTTAGAAAGACATCTCCTGGAAATCCCTGTTTCATTCTATGTCTAACCAG TGATAAACCTCCGTCGAGAAGAGAAATTGGCGACATTGAGAAACAATGTGACGGGATTCCAGTAAAGTTTTGTCATGTGGAACATGGTAGGATTAGTTTCTTTTCATATGAAAAAGTGGATATTCCTTCCCTTCCTTGA